The following are encoded together in the Tursiops truncatus isolate mTurTru1 chromosome 10, mTurTru1.mat.Y, whole genome shotgun sequence genome:
- the PROK2 gene encoding prokineticin-2 isoform X2, whose product MSSPRCAPLLLLLLLPPLLLKPPAGDAAVITGACDKDPQCGGGMCCAVSIWVKSIRICTPMGKVGDSCHPLTRKNHFGNGRQERRKRKRRKRKKEVPFFGRRMHHTCPCLPGLACSRTSFNRYTCLARK is encoded by the exons ATGAGTAGCCCGCGCTGCGCCCcgctgctgctcctgctgctgctgccgccgctgctGCTCAAGCCCCCCGCGGGGGACGCCGCCGTCATCACCGGG GCCTGCGACAAGGACCCCCAGTGTGGTGGAGGCATGTGCTGTGCTGTTAGTATCTGGGTTAAGAGCATACGGATTTGCACACCGATGGGCAAAGTGGGAGACAGCTGCCATCCGCTGACTCGTAAA AACCATTTTGGAAAtggaaggcaggaaagaagaaagaggaagagaagaaaaaggaaaaaggag gttCCATTTTTTGGACGGAGAATGCATCACACGTGTCCATGCCTGCCCGGCTTAGCCTGTTCACGGACTTCGTTTAACCGATATACTTGTTTAGCCCGAAAGTAA
- the PROK2 gene encoding prokineticin-2 isoform X3, which produces MRARAEGCGGRCLRGARGGGAGARGSTCAVRTRAGPGRAGWAREVCPRRGPRACGCPGGGVSHCGACVYSRRQARVRRRPASQPLRDPTRAPPTAPQPPPRPEGAMSSPRCAPLLLLLLLPPLLLKPPAGDAAVITGACDKDPQCGGGMCCAVSIWVKSIRICTPMGKVGDSCHPLTRKVPFFGRRMHHTCPCLPGLACSRTSFNRYTCLARK; this is translated from the exons ATGCGGGCGCGTGCGGAAGGCTGCGGCGGGCGCTGCCTGCGTGGCGcccggggcgggggcgcgggggcCCGCGGCAGCACGTGCGCGGTGAGGACGCGGGCCGGGCCAGGCCGGGCCGGGTGGGCGCGGGAGGTGTGCCCGCGCCGTGGCCCCCGCGCGTGCGGCTGCCCGGGTGGCGGTGTGAGTCACTGCGGAGCTTGTGTTTATAGCCGCCGGCAGGCTCGCGTGAGACGCCGGCCCGCCAGCCAGCCGCTCCGCGATCCAACCCGCGCGCCCCCAACGGCCCCCCAACCGCCGCCCAGGCCCGAGGGCGCCATGAGTAGCCCGCGCTGCGCCCcgctgctgctcctgctgctgctgccgccgctgctGCTCAAGCCCCCCGCGGGGGACGCCGCCGTCATCACCGGG GCCTGCGACAAGGACCCCCAGTGTGGTGGAGGCATGTGCTGTGCTGTTAGTATCTGGGTTAAGAGCATACGGATTTGCACACCGATGGGCAAAGTGGGAGACAGCTGCCATCCGCTGACTCGTAAA gttCCATTTTTTGGACGGAGAATGCATCACACGTGTCCATGCCTGCCCGGCTTAGCCTGTTCACGGACTTCGTTTAACCGATATACTTGTTTAGCCCGAAAGTAA
- the PROK2 gene encoding prokineticin-2 isoform X1, with protein MRARAEGCGGRCLRGARGGGAGARGSTCAVRTRAGPGRAGWAREVCPRRGPRACGCPGGGVSHCGACVYSRRQARVRRRPASQPLRDPTRAPPTAPQPPPRPEGAMSSPRCAPLLLLLLLPPLLLKPPAGDAAVITGACDKDPQCGGGMCCAVSIWVKSIRICTPMGKVGDSCHPLTRKNHFGNGRQERRKRKRRKRKKEVPFFGRRMHHTCPCLPGLACSRTSFNRYTCLARK; from the exons ATGCGGGCGCGTGCGGAAGGCTGCGGCGGGCGCTGCCTGCGTGGCGcccggggcgggggcgcgggggcCCGCGGCAGCACGTGCGCGGTGAGGACGCGGGCCGGGCCAGGCCGGGCCGGGTGGGCGCGGGAGGTGTGCCCGCGCCGTGGCCCCCGCGCGTGCGGCTGCCCGGGTGGCGGTGTGAGTCACTGCGGAGCTTGTGTTTATAGCCGCCGGCAGGCTCGCGTGAGACGCCGGCCCGCCAGCCAGCCGCTCCGCGATCCAACCCGCGCGCCCCCAACGGCCCCCCAACCGCCGCCCAGGCCCGAGGGCGCCATGAGTAGCCCGCGCTGCGCCCcgctgctgctcctgctgctgctgccgccgctgctGCTCAAGCCCCCCGCGGGGGACGCCGCCGTCATCACCGGG GCCTGCGACAAGGACCCCCAGTGTGGTGGAGGCATGTGCTGTGCTGTTAGTATCTGGGTTAAGAGCATACGGATTTGCACACCGATGGGCAAAGTGGGAGACAGCTGCCATCCGCTGACTCGTAAA AACCATTTTGGAAAtggaaggcaggaaagaagaaagaggaagagaagaaaaaggaaaaaggag gttCCATTTTTTGGACGGAGAATGCATCACACGTGTCCATGCCTGCCCGGCTTAGCCTGTTCACGGACTTCGTTTAACCGATATACTTGTTTAGCCCGAAAGTAA
- the PROK2 gene encoding prokineticin-2 isoform X4, whose amino-acid sequence MRARAEGCGGRCLRGARGGGAGARGSTCAVRTRAGPGRAGWAREVCPRRGPRACGCPGGGVSHCGACVYSRRQARVRRRPASQPLRDPTRAPPTAPQPPPRPEGAMSSPRCAPLLLLLLLPPLLLKPPAGDAAVITGACDKDPQCGGGMCCAVSIWVKSIRICTPMGKVGDSCHPLTRKDDLRDKPKSDHGVEMHRAPH is encoded by the exons ATGCGGGCGCGTGCGGAAGGCTGCGGCGGGCGCTGCCTGCGTGGCGcccggggcgggggcgcgggggcCCGCGGCAGCACGTGCGCGGTGAGGACGCGGGCCGGGCCAGGCCGGGCCGGGTGGGCGCGGGAGGTGTGCCCGCGCCGTGGCCCCCGCGCGTGCGGCTGCCCGGGTGGCGGTGTGAGTCACTGCGGAGCTTGTGTTTATAGCCGCCGGCAGGCTCGCGTGAGACGCCGGCCCGCCAGCCAGCCGCTCCGCGATCCAACCCGCGCGCCCCCAACGGCCCCCCAACCGCCGCCCAGGCCCGAGGGCGCCATGAGTAGCCCGCGCTGCGCCCcgctgctgctcctgctgctgctgccgccgctgctGCTCAAGCCCCCCGCGGGGGACGCCGCCGTCATCACCGGG GCCTGCGACAAGGACCCCCAGTGTGGTGGAGGCATGTGCTGTGCTGTTAGTATCTGGGTTAAGAGCATACGGATTTGCACACCGATGGGCAAAGTGGGAGACAGCTGCCATCCGCTGACTCGTAAA GACGACCTACGTGACAAGCCAAAGAGTGACCATGGTGTCGAGATGCACAGAGCACCACACTGA